The following are from one region of the Actinomycetota bacterium genome:
- the alaS gene encoding alanine--tRNA ligase, which produces MDTPSIRKTFLDFFAGREHTVVPSASLVPDDPTLLLTNAGMVQFKPYFLGSRPAPYARATSVQKCFREKDLEEVGKTARHLTFFEMLGNFSFGDYFKSDACKWAWELMSEGFGLPVDRLWITVFEEDDEAAQIWEKEVGVPPERVLRRTREQGNFWDMGVAGPCGPCSEILYDRGEAFGTTFTGDNELDEERYLEVWNLVFMQYMQDDNFQITGELPNKNVDTGLGLERLASILQDVPTVFEIDSMSAILQVVERATGKKYGESHDSDVGLRVLSEHARSMTMLIADGVLPGNVGRGYVLRRLIRRAARHARLLGIEELFLARLTEVVIETYSGDYPEVGRNSDLIRAVVSKEEERFDQTLRQGMEILDEEIARLKKAGETRLGGDVTFKLHDTYGFPLDLTQDIATEEGLTVDRDAFAGLMKQQKTRARAARPAGSKNRPENEALTEIRDTLGKTDFLGYEQLSLDAGVVGILQGVVPSQVLTQGSTGDLVLSRTPFYPRGGGQIGDPGEIRTDTGLFRVDDTAWGVPGVVIHSGIVVQGEIRAGQDARATVDPVHREGVTQAHTSTHILHWTLHNTLGEHAKQMGSLVEPGRLRFDFNHYEPVHPDQLAEIEEIINRRSLWDDPVRAFETTYDYATSIGAMALFGEKYGEHVRVVEVGDYSKELCGGTHVARTGNIGLVKLVHEGSVAAGIRRVEALTGWAGFNYLNSQAEKLKQVADRLKTDPEKVLERLDKTLETLSSLQAQLNQQAAQGAQAQVKEILASDALQDVNGHRMVVSLRKDASVDDLRKLATALRDELGSGVVVVGSTSNGKANLVAATSKDLVGKGVSSSPFVSTGAKILGGGGGGKPDMAVAGGPQTDQIARALEAVTDEVRRTLQGLS; this is translated from the coding sequence GTGGACACCCCTTCGATTCGCAAGACCTTCCTCGACTTCTTTGCCGGGCGCGAGCACACGGTCGTCCCCTCCGCCTCCCTGGTTCCGGACGACCCCACGCTGCTGCTGACCAACGCCGGAATGGTCCAATTCAAGCCCTACTTCCTGGGGTCGCGGCCGGCGCCGTACGCTAGGGCCACCTCGGTCCAGAAGTGCTTTCGCGAGAAGGATTTGGAGGAGGTCGGAAAAACCGCCCGGCACCTGACGTTCTTCGAGATGCTCGGCAACTTCTCGTTCGGCGACTACTTCAAGTCGGATGCCTGCAAGTGGGCCTGGGAGCTGATGTCCGAGGGATTCGGACTGCCCGTCGACCGGTTGTGGATCACGGTCTTCGAGGAGGACGACGAGGCCGCCCAGATCTGGGAGAAGGAGGTCGGCGTGCCCCCGGAACGTGTCCTGCGGCGCACCCGGGAGCAGGGCAACTTCTGGGACATGGGGGTAGCCGGCCCCTGTGGACCGTGCTCGGAGATCCTCTATGACAGGGGAGAGGCGTTCGGCACCACCTTCACCGGCGACAACGAGCTGGACGAGGAGCGCTACCTCGAGGTGTGGAACCTGGTCTTCATGCAGTACATGCAGGACGACAACTTCCAGATCACGGGCGAGCTGCCGAACAAGAACGTCGACACCGGCCTGGGCCTGGAGCGCCTGGCATCGATCCTGCAGGACGTCCCGACCGTGTTCGAGATCGACTCGATGTCCGCCATCCTCCAGGTGGTCGAGCGGGCCACCGGCAAGAAGTACGGCGAATCGCACGACTCCGACGTCGGCCTGAGGGTCCTGTCCGAGCACGCCCGGTCCATGACCATGCTGATCGCCGACGGCGTGCTGCCGGGCAACGTCGGCCGGGGCTACGTCCTGCGCCGCCTGATCCGCCGGGCCGCCCGCCACGCCCGACTTCTCGGCATCGAGGAGCTGTTCCTCGCCCGCCTGACCGAGGTGGTCATCGAAACCTACTCCGGCGACTACCCCGAGGTCGGGCGCAACTCCGACCTAATACGGGCCGTCGTCTCCAAGGAGGAGGAGCGCTTCGACCAGACTCTGCGCCAGGGCATGGAGATCCTCGACGAGGAGATCGCCCGGCTGAAGAAAGCCGGCGAAACCCGGCTGGGCGGCGACGTCACCTTCAAGCTCCACGACACCTACGGTTTCCCGCTGGACCTGACGCAGGACATCGCCACCGAGGAGGGCCTCACCGTCGACCGGGATGCCTTCGCCGGCTTGATGAAGCAGCAGAAGACCCGGGCTCGGGCAGCTCGCCCGGCGGGCAGCAAGAACCGCCCGGAGAACGAGGCGTTGACCGAGATCCGGGACACCCTGGGCAAGACCGACTTCTTGGGCTACGAACAGCTGTCGCTGGACGCCGGCGTCGTGGGCATCCTCCAGGGGGTGGTGCCTTCCCAAGTGCTCACGCAGGGGAGCACGGGCGATCTGGTACTCAGCCGCACTCCGTTCTACCCCCGGGGAGGCGGCCAGATCGGCGACCCCGGCGAGATTCGCACCGACACCGGCCTGTTCAGGGTGGACGACACCGCCTGGGGGGTTCCCGGCGTGGTCATCCACAGCGGAATCGTCGTTCAGGGCGAGATACGTGCGGGTCAGGACGCCCGCGCCACCGTCGACCCGGTCCACCGGGAGGGCGTCACCCAGGCCCACACCTCCACCCACATCCTCCACTGGACTCTGCACAACACCCTCGGCGAGCACGCCAAGCAGATGGGTTCCCTGGTAGAGCCCGGCCGGCTGCGCTTCGACTTTAACCACTACGAGCCGGTCCACCCCGACCAACTGGCCGAGATCGAGGAGATCATCAACCGCCGGTCGCTGTGGGACGACCCGGTCCGGGCCTTCGAGACCACCTACGACTACGCAACGAGCATCGGCGCCATGGCGCTGTTCGGCGAGAAGTACGGCGAGCACGTCCGGGTGGTCGAGGTCGGCGACTACTCCAAGGAGCTGTGCGGAGGCACCCACGTCGCCCGGACCGGCAACATCGGCCTGGTGAAGCTGGTCCACGAAGGATCGGTCGCTGCCGGCATCCGGCGCGTGGAGGCCCTGACCGGCTGGGCCGGGTTCAACTACCTGAACAGCCAGGCGGAGAAGCTCAAGCAGGTGGCCGACCGCCTGAAAACCGACCCGGAGAAGGTCCTGGAGCGCCTGGACAAGACACTTGAAACGTTGAGCAGCCTGCAGGCGCAGCTGAACCAGCAGGCGGCGCAGGGGGCCCAAGCCCAGGTGAAGGAGATCCTCGCGTCGGACGCCCTGCAGGACGTGAACGGGCACCGGATGGTCGTGTCGCTCCGAAAGGACGCCTCGGTCGACGACCTCCGCAAGCTGGCGACCGCGCTGCGGGACGAGCTGGGCTCCGGGGTGGTGGTCGTAGGTTCGACCAGCAACGGAAAGGCGAACCTGGTGGCCGCAACATCGAAGGACCTGGTAGGCAAGGGCGTCTCCAGTTCGCCGTTCGTGTCGACCGGCGCCAAGATCCTGGGCGGCGGGGGCGGCGGCAAGCCCGACATGGCGGTTGCCGGGGGGCCGCAGACCGACCAGATCGCCAGGGCACTCGAGGCCGTGACCGACGAGGTCCGCCGGACCCTGCAGGGGCTGAGTTGA
- a CDS encoding AAA family ATPase, translated as MNEFSLTWDTYLSDFCEAIFAREFVERGLAYCRTARWRTSVERLELDSLGELMTLQEDASSQTALVAVGDSISLIVLSEGFVTVRMATPKPGVEELLEHFRRAFPAVEHKERQEVDVRFWRSNNNSLAQSSSRSIKVPNWAEIDHNYPKSTVEPLAPLFDGFRPGTSGQLILWHGPPGTGKTFALRALAWEWREWCSFEYVIDPDRMLKDPSYLVSMITRKDDDDDDDDEGADKWRLFVLEDTGELLTLDAKEQTGQGLSRLLNLVDGILGQGMRLMILVTTNEPLQTLHPAVSRPGRCAAEVFFAPFTLAEAKVWAERTSRPAPDSGGTLAELYDASNGPPRAIPRRAIGF; from the coding sequence GTGAACGAATTCAGCCTTACCTGGGACACATATTTGAGCGACTTTTGCGAGGCGATCTTCGCCCGTGAGTTCGTCGAACGCGGCCTCGCCTACTGCCGGACCGCACGCTGGCGCACGAGTGTCGAAAGGCTGGAGCTGGACTCCCTCGGTGAGCTGATGACTCTCCAGGAGGACGCCTCGTCCCAGACGGCGCTGGTCGCAGTGGGGGATTCGATCTCATTGATCGTGCTGTCGGAAGGTTTCGTAACCGTTCGGATGGCTACTCCGAAGCCGGGAGTCGAGGAGCTGCTCGAACATTTTCGCCGGGCCTTCCCCGCGGTGGAGCACAAGGAGAGGCAGGAGGTCGACGTCCGTTTCTGGCGTTCGAACAACAACAGCCTTGCGCAGTCGTCGAGCCGGAGCATCAAGGTGCCTAACTGGGCGGAGATCGACCACAACTACCCGAAGTCGACGGTCGAGCCCCTTGCCCCGCTGTTCGACGGCTTCCGGCCCGGGACGAGCGGCCAGCTGATCCTGTGGCACGGTCCTCCCGGCACCGGGAAGACCTTCGCCCTGAGGGCGCTGGCCTGGGAGTGGCGGGAATGGTGCAGCTTCGAGTACGTGATCGACCCCGATCGGATGCTCAAGGATCCCAGCTACCTGGTGAGCATGATCACCCGCAAGGACGATGACGACGATGACGACGACGAAGGTGCCGACAAGTGGCGCCTCTTCGTCCTCGAGGACACGGGCGAGCTGTTGACTCTCGACGCCAAGGAGCAGACCGGGCAGGGCCTTTCCCGCCTTCTGAACCTGGTCGACGGGATCCTGGGCCAGGGAATGCGGCTGATGATCCTGGTCACCACCAACGAGCCGCTGCAGACGCTTCACCCTGCCGTGTCCCGGCCGGGCCGGTGCGCTGCGGAGGTGTTCTTTGCGCCCTTCACCCTGGCGGAGGCCAAGGTGTGGGCGGAGCGGACGAGCCGGCCGGCCCCGGACTCGGGCGGCACCCTGGCGGAGCTGTACGACGCTTCCAATGGGCCGCCCCGGGCGATCCCCCGGCGGGCGATCGGTTTCTAG
- a CDS encoding type II toxin-antitoxin system VapC family toxin — protein MVDTNVFLYARGSDHPYREPCRRLLDAVGRGRFRLDASTELIQEFLHILLRRGISRDQALEEAGEVRRLCRVTAFDNQVLTMALTMIRKYPGLGVRDAVHAATAVVAGIDKILSADQVFDGLDELERVDPLDSLDLLKP, from the coding sequence CTGGTCGACACCAACGTGTTCCTCTACGCTCGGGGGTCTGACCATCCCTACCGTGAGCCGTGCCGCCGGCTCCTGGACGCAGTAGGACGCGGCCGGTTCAGGTTGGACGCCAGCACCGAGTTGATTCAGGAGTTCCTCCACATTCTCCTGCGACGGGGTATCTCGCGGGATCAGGCTTTGGAGGAAGCAGGGGAAGTCCGGCGACTTTGCCGGGTCACAGCCTTCGATAACCAGGTTCTCACCATGGCCTTGACGATGATCCGAAAGTATCCCGGTCTGGGCGTACGGGACGCAGTGCATGCGGCAACTGCCGTCGTAGCCGGCATCGACAAGATCTTGAGCGCCGACCAGGTGTTCGATGGTCTCGACGAGCTCGAAAGAGTCGATCCTTTGGATAGCCTGGATCTTCTCAAGCCTTAG
- a CDS encoding replication-associated recombination protein A — protein sequence MADDLFSDSLEARFDEFAPLAARMRPRKLDEFVGQEHLLGPGSPLRTLIERNAFTSLILWGPPGTGKTSLANIVAEATNARYQELSAVNATVADVRRTIKEARDVLAGTGRKTILFIDEIHRFNKGQQDALLPSVENRWITLIGATTENPYFELISALLSRCLLVRLESLGPEQIQTILHRALNDEEHGLGKAGIEFEPKALEHIVNTAGGDARSALNALEVCVLSAQSAQVDRVTVEMAEQALQRRQVRYDKQGDQHYDVVSAFIKSMRGSDPDAALFWLARMLEAGEDPRFIARRIIILASEDIGNADPMALVVAVAAAHALEHVGLPEAALNLSQAVTYMAAAPKSRASTVALGRATEDVKNSVNAEVPSPLRSHFSRKGAKGERPGYKNPHDYPDGWVDQNHLPEGMPQPRYYEPTDHGREAAIKERLEDLRRRRKPRTS from the coding sequence ATGGCCGACGACCTGTTCTCCGACTCTCTCGAAGCCCGATTCGACGAGTTCGCACCCCTGGCCGCCCGCATGCGCCCCCGGAAGCTGGACGAGTTCGTCGGGCAGGAGCATCTGCTCGGACCGGGCAGTCCGCTTAGAACCCTGATCGAGCGGAACGCCTTCACCTCTCTCATCCTGTGGGGCCCACCGGGGACCGGGAAGACCTCGCTGGCGAACATCGTGGCCGAGGCGACCAACGCCCGGTACCAGGAGTTGTCCGCGGTCAACGCCACGGTTGCCGACGTGCGCCGCACGATCAAGGAAGCCCGGGACGTCCTGGCGGGCACCGGCCGCAAGACGATCCTGTTCATCGACGAGATCCACCGTTTCAACAAAGGTCAGCAGGACGCCCTCCTGCCGAGTGTGGAGAACCGCTGGATCACCCTCATCGGAGCCACCACCGAAAACCCCTACTTCGAGCTGATCTCGGCTCTGCTCTCCCGCTGCCTCCTCGTCCGCCTGGAGTCGTTGGGGCCGGAGCAGATCCAGACGATCCTGCACCGGGCCCTGAACGACGAGGAACACGGTCTCGGGAAGGCCGGCATCGAGTTCGAGCCCAAGGCGCTGGAGCACATCGTCAACACTGCCGGGGGCGACGCCCGCTCCGCGCTGAACGCGCTGGAGGTCTGCGTGTTGAGCGCCCAGTCGGCTCAGGTCGACCGGGTGACGGTCGAGATGGCCGAGCAGGCGCTCCAGCGCAGGCAGGTTCGATACGACAAGCAAGGGGACCAGCACTACGACGTGGTGTCGGCCTTCATCAAGAGCATGCGGGGGTCGGATCCCGACGCGGCACTCTTCTGGCTGGCCCGGATGCTGGAGGCCGGGGAGGACCCCCGGTTCATCGCCCGACGGATCATCATCCTGGCGTCGGAGGACATCGGCAACGCCGACCCGATGGCACTGGTGGTTGCCGTGGCAGCCGCCCACGCCCTGGAGCACGTCGGCCTGCCGGAGGCCGCCCTCAACCTTTCCCAGGCGGTGACCTACATGGCGGCGGCGCCCAAGTCCCGGGCCTCAACCGTCGCCCTCGGCCGGGCGACCGAGGACGTGAAGAACTCCGTGAACGCAGAGGTTCCGAGCCCGCTGCGCTCCCACTTCTCCCGAAAGGGCGCTAAAGGGGAGCGGCCTGGCTACAAGAACCCACACGACTACCCTGACGGCTGGGTCGACCAGAACCACCTGCCGGAGGGTATGCCGCAGCCCCGTTACTACGAGCCGACCGACCACGGTAGGGAGGCGGCGATCAAAGAGCGCCTCGAGGACCTTCGCCGCCGGCGCAAGCCTCGAACCAGTTGA
- the mltG gene encoding endolytic transglycosylase MltG, whose protein sequence is MKKFLGFLVVMGLLAAGAAYFVWNWAQGPETAGGEPVEVTIEQGSSATRIADTLEEAKVVDNALAFRMYMRFNDINADLRAGKYKLETAQPFDSLITELKKGPPAEFVRLTIPEGSNVEQTARIVGEKTHIPAADFMAAAVPATARPTILPPNSTTLEGFFYPTTYFVEKKETAQSLVARMVGEFHKATEDADLAAENETGRTPYEILVIASLIEEEAKSAEERDEISAVIHNRLKSNMALGIDATIQYAVKKYEGQPLTVSDLAIDSPFNSRTRAGLPPNPIASPRKASIEAALKPADTDAIYYVLSGDCVHHVFTADYNKFLAAKNVQPTNC, encoded by the coding sequence TTGAAAAAGTTTCTCGGATTCCTGGTGGTTATGGGCCTGCTGGCGGCAGGCGCCGCCTACTTTGTGTGGAACTGGGCGCAAGGCCCGGAGACTGCCGGCGGCGAGCCGGTTGAGGTCACCATCGAGCAGGGCTCGTCGGCCACCCGGATCGCCGACACGCTGGAGGAGGCCAAAGTTGTCGACAACGCGCTGGCATTCCGGATGTACATGCGTTTCAACGACATCAACGCCGACCTTCGCGCCGGCAAATACAAGCTCGAGACCGCCCAGCCGTTCGACAGCCTGATCACCGAGCTGAAGAAGGGGCCGCCGGCAGAGTTCGTCCGTCTGACGATTCCCGAAGGCTCGAACGTCGAGCAGACCGCACGCATCGTCGGCGAGAAGACCCACATCCCGGCCGCCGACTTCATGGCCGCCGCGGTTCCGGCCACCGCCCGGCCGACGATCCTCCCGCCCAACTCGACCACCCTGGAGGGCTTTTTCTACCCGACGACCTACTTCGTCGAGAAGAAGGAGACGGCCCAGTCGCTGGTCGCCCGGATGGTCGGCGAGTTCCACAAAGCCACCGAGGACGCCGATCTGGCGGCCGAGAACGAGACCGGCCGCACCCCGTACGAGATTCTGGTGATCGCATCGCTCATCGAGGAGGAGGCCAAGTCGGCGGAGGAGCGGGACGAAATTTCCGCCGTCATCCACAACCGCTTGAAGTCGAACATGGCACTGGGCATCGACGCCACCATCCAGTACGCAGTCAAGAAGTACGAGGGCCAGCCCCTGACGGTCAGCGACCTGGCCATCGACTCGCCCTTCAACAGCCGCACCCGGGCCGGGCTGCCGCCGAACCCGATCGCCAGCCCCAGGAAGGCGTCGATCGAGGCTGCGTTGAAGCCGGCCGACACCGACGCCATCTACTACGTGCTGTCCGGCGACTGTGTGCACCACGTCTTCACCGCCGACTACAACAAGTTCCTGGCCGCCAAGAACGTTCAGCCGACGAATTGCTGA
- the ruvX gene encoding Holliday junction resolvase RuvX yields MSRTILGIDPGSRRVGVAVSDAGGSIAFPLTVLERKDDDSYLDELAELARLREADEIVVGLPTRLDGTEGPEAIEAVRIAGILRTKLGLPVHMLDERFTTRIAQGALRANNVNSRKQKPMVDKVAATLLLQSYLDAHPIQKQTEDPEGAS; encoded by the coding sequence TTGAGCCGTACGATCCTTGGCATCGACCCCGGTTCACGACGGGTCGGCGTGGCGGTGTCGGATGCCGGCGGCTCCATCGCGTTTCCGCTGACGGTCCTGGAGCGCAAGGACGACGACTCCTACCTGGACGAGCTGGCCGAGCTGGCCCGCCTGAGGGAAGCCGACGAGATTGTGGTCGGCCTGCCGACCCGCCTGGACGGCACCGAGGGCCCGGAGGCGATCGAGGCCGTGCGCATAGCCGGCATCCTTCGCACTAAGCTGGGGCTGCCGGTCCACATGCTGGACGAAAGGTTTACCACCCGCATCGCCCAGGGGGCGCTGAGGGCGAACAACGTGAACTCGCGCAAGCAGAAGCCGATGGTGGACAAGGTTGCGGCAACGTTGCTTCTGCAGAGCTACCTGGATGCGCACCCAATACAAAAACAAACCGAAGACCCGGAGGGGGCCTCTTGA
- a CDS encoding CPBP family intramembrane glutamic endopeptidase, with product MPFSADVQNPPPPPPPGIQIVVPERTPVKAMKAILVFIVYMVTQVIAGAIATIVYVIATGKDAAMVASSVEDMDPVLLLVAGTAGFVLGGPVVFALARAMERGSTWKEALAPFGVVKASPRAIAAGVGLGVAIAVVLGFGLEMVFPSPENAEGPLIQAAAAPGWQRILFVLLAVLLAPVIEEFLFRGVMYTGMLRSWGKWPAGIVVTLSFGLLHLADVGGYWPALFMITVVGLGLLLVRIKTKSLIPAIAMHAAYNLFQVLALYFLS from the coding sequence ATGCCATTCTCCGCGGACGTCCAGAATCCGCCCCCACCGCCGCCGCCGGGAATCCAGATCGTAGTTCCGGAGCGCACGCCGGTTAAGGCGATGAAGGCGATATTGGTCTTCATCGTCTACATGGTCACTCAGGTGATCGCCGGCGCCATCGCAACGATCGTTTACGTGATTGCCACCGGCAAGGACGCCGCCATGGTGGCTTCTTCGGTCGAGGATATGGACCCGGTGCTGCTCCTCGTAGCCGGAACGGCGGGCTTTGTGCTGGGCGGGCCGGTGGTCTTTGCGCTCGCCCGGGCGATGGAGCGGGGCTCGACCTGGAAAGAGGCGCTTGCGCCCTTCGGAGTGGTTAAGGCGTCCCCCCGGGCAATCGCCGCGGGAGTTGGGCTGGGAGTAGCTATCGCAGTGGTCCTGGGCTTCGGCCTGGAGATGGTGTTCCCCTCGCCCGAGAACGCCGAAGGCCCTCTGATCCAGGCCGCCGCGGCCCCGGGTTGGCAGCGCATCCTGTTCGTGCTGCTTGCCGTGCTCCTTGCGCCGGTCATCGAGGAGTTCCTGTTCCGTGGAGTGATGTACACCGGAATGCTGCGGTCCTGGGGCAAGTGGCCTGCCGGCATCGTGGTCACCCTGTCGTTCGGCCTGCTCCACCTGGCGGATGTCGGAGGCTACTGGCCCGCACTCTTCATGATCACCGTGGTCGGGCTGGGCCTGTTGCTGGTTCGGATCAAGACGAAGTCGTTGATCCCCGCGATCGCGATGCACGCGGCATACAACCTGTTCCAGGTGCTGGCGCTCTACTTCCTCTCCTAA
- a CDS encoding AAA family ATPase has protein sequence MPPWIERVVQRVAPLAGWEDLKLSDDALSTMKRIQADMQERIDDSRSKNGSKNKGKPRSGVVAVFNGPQSPHKITAAEVLAKELQMNLYRVDLSLVVSPTLEETERIMKRIIDGAETAGGVLFFDQAELLFERDEDGTDVDKGIGYLVKRAGRYEDLAVIAVPDKDQMDLVHLRKLHNVVDFGA, from the coding sequence ATGCCCCCATGGATTGAACGAGTGGTGCAGAGAGTTGCGCCGCTGGCCGGCTGGGAGGACCTGAAGCTCTCCGACGACGCCCTTTCGACGATGAAGCGAATCCAGGCCGACATGCAGGAGCGCATCGACGACTCCCGATCGAAGAACGGGTCGAAGAACAAAGGCAAGCCCCGCAGCGGGGTGGTCGCCGTCTTCAACGGCCCCCAGAGCCCGCACAAGATCACGGCCGCCGAGGTTCTGGCCAAAGAGCTTCAGATGAACCTGTACCGCGTCGACCTGTCGCTCGTGGTCAGCCCGACCCTCGAAGAGACCGAGCGGATCATGAAGCGCATCATCGACGGCGCAGAAACTGCCGGCGGGGTGCTCTTCTTCGACCAGGCCGAGCTCCTGTTCGAGCGGGACGAGGATGGCACGGATGTCGACAAGGGGATCGGGTACCTGGTGAAGCGGGCCGGCCGCTACGAGGACCTGGCCGTCATAGCAGTCCCGGACAAGGACCAGATGGACCTGGTTCACCTGCGCAAGCTGCACAACGTGGTGGACTTCGGGGCCTGA
- a CDS encoding ATP-binding protein has product MKLESILTFVRFVNATLFVLLAILAVLRYRQRRSPESAWAVAALTMIATITGLGYLPMDETDPNSEMFVLFGKLLLVLLILFPYCLYRFASAFQESRNQFHILAVLLTAPVVVGTLTLPRFPENGEGVPSAFVVWMVAVLVQWVLLGFITAVKLWRGGRGKSTVARRRIRTLSIASTLLVLAVLMMGAGEGAGQAGAAELTTQLLATASALMFFVGFAPPPFLRRIWRRPEERVLAAAQLDLMAATTPEEVTDRVLPHVAGILGGQGAALVDRQGNIIGAHEVPDASVGSALRQSNDGVVKYALNSGALLIWTDAYTPFFGPEELGLLENFTVMVDLALARCESIAGERRVAEDLVKANEELATARDAAMESSRLKSEFLATMSHEIRTPMNGVIGLTQLLMQTQLDQRQREYAEGVKGAGEALLSIINDILDFSKMEADRVEIEVLDFDLHTLVKETGWLLAETARAKGLEFTTVIADQTPRFVRGDPARVRQVLLNLLSNAVKFTERGRVMLQVEPAGDSGETVFVRFAVTDTGIGIAAADRDKLFEPFSQADSSTTRRFGGTGLGLAISRQLVALMDGDIGLESESGKGSTFWFCLPLTTSSRLPLAEPAAYGSSRSGPAEAPRGRVLVVEDNKLNQLVAVATIEQLGFSADLAANGLEALEALGHAEYTAILMDCQMPEMDGYATTRHIRREEGPARHTPVIAMTAAAMEGDRDRCIQAGMDDYITKPIRPEEVEAALVRWAASRATG; this is encoded by the coding sequence TTGAAGCTCGAATCGATTTTGACGTTCGTGCGTTTTGTCAACGCCACGTTGTTCGTTCTGCTTGCCATCCTGGCGGTGCTGCGTTACCGGCAAAGGCGCTCCCCGGAGTCGGCGTGGGCGGTGGCCGCCCTCACCATGATCGCTACGATCACCGGGCTGGGCTACCTTCCGATGGACGAGACAGACCCGAACTCCGAGATGTTCGTCTTGTTCGGAAAGCTCCTGCTGGTGCTGCTCATCTTGTTCCCCTACTGCCTCTACCGGTTCGCCTCGGCGTTCCAGGAGTCGAGGAATCAGTTCCACATCCTTGCGGTCCTCCTGACCGCCCCGGTGGTCGTCGGTACTCTTACGCTGCCCCGCTTCCCGGAAAACGGCGAGGGCGTGCCTTCGGCGTTCGTCGTCTGGATGGTTGCCGTCCTGGTCCAGTGGGTTCTCCTCGGGTTCATCACTGCAGTGAAGTTGTGGCGTGGCGGCCGGGGCAAGTCCACGGTGGCGCGCCGCCGCATCCGGACCCTAAGCATTGCGTCGACGCTCCTCGTCCTCGCCGTCCTGATGATGGGTGCTGGCGAAGGCGCCGGCCAGGCGGGCGCCGCCGAACTGACCACCCAGCTGCTGGCAACTGCCAGCGCGTTGATGTTCTTCGTCGGGTTCGCCCCTCCGCCCTTCTTGCGGCGCATCTGGCGGCGGCCTGAGGAGAGGGTTCTTGCCGCGGCTCAGCTGGACCTGATGGCTGCCACGACCCCGGAGGAGGTCACCGACCGGGTGCTCCCTCACGTCGCCGGCATTCTCGGCGGTCAGGGGGCCGCACTGGTCGACCGCCAGGGGAACATCATCGGCGCGCACGAGGTCCCCGATGCGTCGGTCGGCTCGGCGTTGCGTCAATCGAACGACGGGGTGGTGAAGTACGCGCTGAACTCGGGCGCGCTGCTGATCTGGACCGACGCCTACACGCCGTTTTTCGGCCCCGAGGAGCTGGGCCTGCTCGAGAACTTCACCGTGATGGTGGACCTGGCCCTGGCCCGCTGCGAGTCAATCGCCGGGGAGCGAAGAGTCGCCGAAGACCTGGTCAAGGCGAACGAGGAGCTGGCGACCGCCCGCGACGCCGCAATGGAGTCGTCCCGGCTGAAGAGCGAGTTCCTGGCCACCATGAGCCACGAGATCCGGACGCCTATGAACGGCGTGATCGGGCTGACCCAGCTGTTGATGCAGACTCAGCTGGACCAGCGCCAGCGGGAGTACGCCGAGGGGGTCAAGGGGGCCGGCGAGGCGCTGCTGTCGATCATCAACGACATCCTGGACTTCTCGAAGATGGAGGCCGACCGGGTAGAGATCGAGGTGCTGGACTTCGACCTCCACACCCTTGTCAAAGAGACCGGCTGGCTGCTGGCCGAGACGGCACGAGCCAAGGGCCTGGAGTTCACAACCGTCATCGCGGACCAAACCCCCAGGTTTGTGCGAGGCGACCCGGCCCGCGTACGTCAGGTGCTGCTCAACCTCCTCTCCAACGCCGTGAAGTTCACCGAGCGGGGACGCGTGATGCTCCAGGTGGAGCCGGCCGGTGATTCCGGGGAGACCGTGTTCGTGCGATTCGCCGTGACCGACACCGGTATCGGAATCGCTGCTGCCGACCGGGACAAGCTGTTCGAACCGTTCTCGCAGGCAGATTCGTCAACCACTCGTCGTTTTGGAGGCACCGGTCTTGGCCTGGCGATCTCCCGGCAGCTGGTCGCATTGATGGACGGCGACATCGGTCTGGAGAGCGAGAGCGGAAAAGGCAGCACCTTCTGGTTCTGCCTCCCACTAACCACGTCGTCGAGGCTCCCGTTGGCCGAGCCGGCGGCGTACGGGAGCAGCCGGTCCGGCCCGGCCGAAGCACCCCGCGGGAGGGTGTTGGTGGTCGAGGACAACAAACTCAACCAGCTGGTGGCGGTTGCGACCATCGAACAGCTCGGCTTTTCCGCCGACCTGGCCGCCAACGGCCTCGAGGCCCTGGAGGCTTTGGGACATGCGGAGTACACCGCGATTCTCATGGACTGCCAGATGCCGGAGATGGACGGCTATGCCACCACCCGCCACATCCGGCGGGAGGAGGGCCCGGCTCGGCACACGCCGGTCATCGCCATGACTGCGGCGGCGATGGAGGGAGACCGCGACCGGTGTATCCAGGCCGGTATGGACGACTACATCACCAAGCCCATCCGTCCGGAGGAGGTGGAGGCGGCGCTCGTCCGCTGGGCCGCTTCGCGGGCTACGGGCTGA